A region of the Leptospira noumeaensis genome:
TTTCCCAAAGGGATGATGGTGCAATTAAAATGTATCCTTCTTCATTCGAAAGGATTCCCTTTTTTTTGGATAAAAAGGATTCTTCTTCGAGTATCCCTGGAAATAAATAAGGCCTTCGTTCTCTACCTTTTGGAAAATCATATTCATCAAATAATAAGGAAAAAAGTTTTTCCACTTCATGTGGACCTTGTTTTGGTCGCGAAACTGTTTTTGTATGTAAAAATGAGAATCCTGATTCCTTATATCCAATCCGAATGGGGGCACGACTTAAGTAAGAAAGTAAACTAGAACGAAAGGAAAAATGCGCAGAGTATACCTTACTAAAATTTTCTTTTTTTAAGGAATTTGCAAAATGCAAAAACGCAAAAAAATTCTTTTTCACCCGTTTTTTATCTAATGACCAAACTTTAGTTAAATCAGGATTGTTTTCCAATACAGATTCTGTACCTGCATTCACAAGTACATGGACTTCTGCTCCTGGATGTTCCGTTTTTACCGCATGGAAAAACGAAGTAGATAGGATTAAATCTCCGAGGAAGGCAGTTTGGATGATCAGTATTTTTTCGGGCATCAGTCTCGTTCTAATATCGACACAAAGTTGTTTGTAGCAAGTCCACCTATACTTTGTGCTACTGCCAACCGCTTTTCAGGCCATTCCTCAAAGAACCGGCAAAGTTCGACAATTTGTGCGAGGCCAGAAGCACCAACTGGATGGCCTCGTGATTTAAGCCCACCAGAGGAATTGATAGGTATTTTTCCTTTGGGATGTGTTAGACCAGCCTTTACCTGAAACAAGGCCTCTCCTCGTTTGAAAAATCCCGCATCTTCGGCTCCCACAAGTTCAAAGGGAGTGAATGCGTCGTGTAATTCTGCAAAATCGATATCATTGGGACTCACACCTGCCTCCGCATAGGCTTTTTCAAAAGCGATTCGATTGGCAAGAAAACTCGGGTCGGCTGAGGTGAGAAACGGTGCGGTTCCTGAACCCATTCCTTTGACTGAAATGGAACTTGGGTCTTTGGAAAGGATAAGGGCTGCCGATCCATCCGACAAAGGTGAGATATCATACAAACCTAAGGGACTTGCAATTTTCGTTTGGTTTTGGTATTCTTCCAAAGTTAAATTCTTTTTGATATGTGCTTTAGGATTTAAGAGACCATTGTCATGGAGTTTCTTTGCGATGGCAAAAAGATCCTCATCTTTATATCCGTAATCATTTAAATACTTACGAGTGATCATGGCTCCACCTTGTGCCATGGACATCCCCAAATTTCGTTGTGTATCAGAAAGAACAGAACCTAACAAAAGATTACTTTCTTCCCGATTCAACTGGCTCATAAGTTCTGTTGCCACAACGAGTCCATGGTCGTATCTTCCACTGAGAATCAAATTCACTCCCAATTGAAAGGCAGAAGCACCAGATGAAGATGCAGTTTCCATACGAATGGAATATACATCACGAAGGCCAAGTAATCCAGGGAGTTTAGCAGAAAGATGGTATTCTTTGTTATAAGAATCAGGCGAAAAACTAGCGTAAATAATGAACTGAATTTTGTGAGATTGAAACTCATGTACAGATTGTTTTGCGGTCGCAAAGGACAAATTTAGTTGTGATCCTTTGTGTTTTCCGAATACACTCAATGATGGATTGTGAATGTAAACTTTCTTCATTAGAATATAGTTTAGGCTTGCCTATTCTATGAAAACCAATTATCTTTCCAATTGAAGAGAGAAAATGAGGCTACCCATATGAAGGGAAAGAAAGAAGTAATCGACATTTTAGCGGAAGTTCTAGCGGCTGAACTCACAGCCATCAATCAGTATTTTATACATGCAAAACTCTGTAAAAATTGGGGGTATTTGGAACTTGCCGATTACCTTAGAAAAGAATCCATTGAAGAAATGAAACATGCAGATGAAATCATCGAAAGGATTCTGTTTTTTGATGGGATCCCTGATTTACAAAAGTATCTAAAAATAAACGTAGGCCAAACAGTTCCCGAAATGTTGGATCATGATTTACAATTGGAATACAATGCGGTGGAAAGACTCAACCGTGGGATTGATATCTGTGTAGCAGCGAAAGACAATGGAACTCGTGAACTCCTAGAAAAAATCTTAGTTTCCGAAGAAGAACATATCGATTGGATTGAAACACAAAAATCCATCATTGATTCCATCAGCCTTCCAAACTACTTGTCACAAAAACTAGGAGACTCGGAATAAAACCTACTCACCCCACTTACCATGCCATTTGCGGAGAAGGTCTTTCTTCGCTTTTGGAATCTGAATTAAAAACACACCATCTCAAAATTAACAGTTCCAACCGAGGTGGTGTTTTCTTCTCTGGAAAAAAAGAAGATGTCATTCAGTTTGCCATTCATACAAAATTTGCTTCTCGCATCAACTTACAGTTGCTACATGAAAATGCAGATACTTATGACGAGTTTTACGCCAAAGCTTGCGAGTTACCTTGGGAAAAATACATCTGTCCAGAAATTAGTTTTCGGATTGATGCTGAAACCAAAGACAAATTAAAAAACTCAGAATTTACTATGCATCGTATGAAAGATGCGGTGTTAGATCGACTGCGAAGTAAAAAGATCCCCCTTCCTGAAATTGAAAAACGTATGGCAGATGTAACTATTGTTGTCAGATCCCATACAGACAAATTCAGCATTGAACTTTCTCTCTCGGGAGATCCAGTAGGAAGACGTGGATATCGACTTTTTGCTGGAAACGCCCCAGTCAGAGAACCGATCGCACAGGCCATGCTCGAAATTTCCGGATGGAAAGAAGGAAATACTTTGGTAGATCCCATGTGTGGGTCAGGAACCATCCTCATTGAGGCGGCGCTTAGGGAACGATTGTATGGAGAAATCAATCGGTTTCTATTTGCTGAATCCCCCGTCTTTCAAATCCTTTTTCCTACCTATGTATTTTCTGAAAGGAAAATGGAAAAACCAAATGCTCCCCATCTTTTTGGATTTGATGTGGACCCAGAAGCCGTTCGTATCGCAAAGGAAAATGCTTATGAGGCAGGTGTCGAAGATTTTGTTACCTTTGAAGTCGGCAACTGTTTGGACTTAAAAAACAATTTTGGAAGCCAAGGCCATGTGGTTACCAATCCTCCGTATGGAGATCGGATTGGAAAGCCAATGGAAGATCTAAAAGAGATGTACTTTCAATTTGGAAAGGTCATCAAAAATGAATTTGGTGGTTGGAAGTTTACAGTCCTTAGCGGTGACTTTTCCCTTCTAGGAAAATTTGGTCTGAAAGAAAATGCACATTTAAGTTTGAAACATGCAAACCTAAAAGCAAAAATTGTGGATTATGAGATCCGTGGGGGGAAATGAATTCCAAAGACGTACTCAGCCGAGTCTTTGAAATCACTAGAGATCCAAGAGATGGACTTCTTTTCTTAAAGGAATTCCAATCTCTTTCTCCTGAATCGTTTGCCATCCTTTATGCAGACTCAGAAACCATTTTTAATAGTTCCGAAGCCTTATTTTCTGACTTAAAACTTCTCTACCAACTGGATCTTTTTCCCTTTGTTGTTTTAGAGGTTGACAGTTTTCAATATTTAAAAGTTTTTTTCCCACTCGAACAAATGAATTTAGATGGAGAAAGAAGTCTTGGTTTTTCTTACCAAGTTGTGGACCGAAACAAACCACTCAAAGAAGAAGTCGCAAATAGCATTCGTCAGAAAAAAATTCCGATTCTACTTTGGGACGATGACTCAGAAAAACTTTCCTCTCTTTTGGACCGTTGTCGTTCCATCCTCCATTCCTCAAAAGTAATTTATGTTTCTATTGATGGACCACTGAAAGATCCAAATACAAACAAGGTAAAATCCATTTTACAAAGTGATTCTAGGTTATCTTTACCCGAGGGCACTGCTTTATCTAGATCACAGAATGAATTCATCCAACTTTCTGAGGATCTTTTGTCAAAAATTGAAGATCCAAAATTTAGTATTGTTCTCACTTCCCCATTTACTTTGCTTACAGAACTTTTTACCGTCAAAGGTAGCGGAACACTCGTTAAGCGAAAAAACAAAATCCGAGTTTGCCATTCCACTGATGAAGTTGATATGCCAAGAGTTTTCCAACTCATTGAAGAATCCTTTGGAAAACCTTTAAAACCTGAATTTTACAAAACTAAATTTGATGTGTTATTTTTAGAAGAATCCTATAGGGCCTGCGCTTGGTTACAAAAAACAGAACAAGGGTTTTTACTTTCTAAGTTTGCCGTCAATGGAGTGGCAAGAGGTGCCGGTGTCGGTCGAGACATTTGGGATCAAATTTTAGAACATTGCCGACCTCTTTTTTGGCGCAGTAAACCAGACAATAATATCAACAAATGGTATATGTCTGTGGCACAAGGGATAGAAAAAGATGATAGTTGGTATTATTATTGGCTTGGGCTAGGTCAGTCTCTCATTCCTGCAACCATCCAAACTTTAAAGTCTCAACCGGAAGATTTTTTTCCAAAGTAACCATAGAGATGCAACCTCAAACTTCAGTTTT
Encoded here:
- the waaF gene encoding lipopolysaccharide heptosyltransferase II, which codes for MPEKILIIQTAFLGDLILSTSFFHAVKTEHPGAEVHVLVNAGTESVLENNPDLTKVWSLDKKRVKKNFFAFLHFANSLKKENFSKVYSAHFSFRSSLLSYLSRAPIRIGYKESGFSFLHTKTVSRPKQGPHEVEKLFSLLFDEYDFPKGRERRPYLFPGILEEESFLSKKKGILSNEEGYILIAPSSLWETKRMPEEKFVSVITQILRKRKETVILIGSKADLEIENTIFRLMKTEPLELKERDRLFSLVGKTNLKELMVWIRNANAIISNDSSPIHFASAFNTPTVMLYGATIPAFGYGSLSDRHKIMEVKGLNCRPCGIHGGRICPEGHFRCMLDQNPVRIFEALEEVISNEIT
- a CDS encoding thiolase family protein, with product MKKVYIHNPSLSVFGKHKGSQLNLSFATAKQSVHEFQSHKIQFIIYASFSPDSYNKEYHLSAKLPGLLGLRDVYSIRMETASSSGASAFQLGVNLILSGRYDHGLVVATELMSQLNREESNLLLGSVLSDTQRNLGMSMAQGGAMITRKYLNDYGYKDEDLFAIAKKLHDNGLLNPKAHIKKNLTLEEYQNQTKIASPLGLYDISPLSDGSAALILSKDPSSISVKGMGSGTAPFLTSADPSFLANRIAFEKAYAEAGVSPNDIDFAELHDAFTPFELVGAEDAGFFKRGEALFQVKAGLTHPKGKIPINSSGGLKSRGHPVGASGLAQIVELCRFFEEWPEKRLAVAQSIGGLATNNFVSILERD
- the bfr gene encoding bacterioferritin gives rise to the protein MKGKKEVIDILAEVLAAELTAINQYFIHAKLCKNWGYLELADYLRKESIEEMKHADEIIERILFFDGIPDLQKYLKINVGQTVPEMLDHDLQLEYNAVERLNRGIDICVAAKDNGTRELLEKILVSEEEHIDWIETQKSIIDSISLPNYLSQKLGDSE
- a CDS encoding THUMP domain-containing class I SAM-dependent RNA methyltransferase, with the protein product MCGEGLSSLLESELKTHHLKINSSNRGGVFFSGKKEDVIQFAIHTKFASRINLQLLHENADTYDEFYAKACELPWEKYICPEISFRIDAETKDKLKNSEFTMHRMKDAVLDRLRSKKIPLPEIEKRMADVTIVVRSHTDKFSIELSLSGDPVGRRGYRLFAGNAPVREPIAQAMLEISGWKEGNTLVDPMCGSGTILIEAALRERLYGEINRFLFAESPVFQILFPTYVFSERKMEKPNAPHLFGFDVDPEAVRIAKENAYEAGVEDFVTFEVGNCLDLKNNFGSQGHVVTNPPYGDRIGKPMEDLKEMYFQFGKVIKNEFGGWKFTVLSGDFSLLGKFGLKENAHLSLKHANLKAKIVDYEIRGGK
- a CDS encoding acetylglutamate kinase, which encodes MNSKDVLSRVFEITRDPRDGLLFLKEFQSLSPESFAILYADSETIFNSSEALFSDLKLLYQLDLFPFVVLEVDSFQYLKVFFPLEQMNLDGERSLGFSYQVVDRNKPLKEEVANSIRQKKIPILLWDDDSEKLSSLLDRCRSILHSSKVIYVSIDGPLKDPNTNKVKSILQSDSRLSLPEGTALSRSQNEFIQLSEDLLSKIEDPKFSIVLTSPFTLLTELFTVKGSGTLVKRKNKIRVCHSTDEVDMPRVFQLIEESFGKPLKPEFYKTKFDVLFLEESYRACAWLQKTEQGFLLSKFAVNGVARGAGVGRDIWDQILEHCRPLFWRSKPDNNINKWYMSVAQGIEKDDSWYYYWLGLGQSLIPATIQTLKSQPEDFFPK